The following proteins are encoded in a genomic region of Liolophura sinensis isolate JHLJ2023 chromosome 7, CUHK_Ljap_v2, whole genome shotgun sequence:
- the LOC135471072 gene encoding choline dehydrogenase, mitochondrial-like has translation MIPTKVQEHLERVYDYIIVGAGSSGCVMTNRLSQDAHNTVLILEAGGDDRSYPDIVIPGRCGNLGSTDCDWGFKLVPEYNAFKGYEGRVYNSVCGKVLGGSGALNYLMYMRGTPHDYDTWKNMGCTGWGYADVLPYFIRSEKCLSSKLRDSGFHGTDGEIMVSDSNMSSLADIFMKAGKRMGYNITDCNTDDPIGFMHAQSTIGDGVRQSSAECYLRPAQSRSNLHIAIHCHVTKVLLNYNVATGIQFIRHGRVDTIRTRREVILAAGAYCSPQILMLSGIGPKHHLETHGIQVIQDLPVGNNLQDHTAVIGLEFEIDQPLSITSETLGLKTTSDLYTQQRAGPLACNGLEWTALIRTKYQDEENPNPDVQLISVNGLLGTGKNGRPKNMVGITKKVFDAIFEGNEGKYGFGVVVLNTNTKSRGTTEPFKSVGTRHTGRVLPDYKKTPFTDEYWVEYTKTLTNTYHPCGTCKMGRIRDPTTVVDSNLRVKGVDRLRVADASVMPTVTSANVNATCVMIVEKAADLIQSECLVSRL, from the exons ATGATACCGACGAAGGTTCAAGAGCATCTGGAGCGGGTCTATGATTATATCATAG TTGGAGCAGGAAGCAGTGGTTGCGTGATGACCAACAGGCTATCACAGGACGCTCACAATACAGTGCTGATTCTGGAGGCGGGAGGTGATGACCGATCCTACCCGGACATTGTAATTCCCGGACGATGTGGAAACTTGGGCAGTACTGACTGCGATTGGGGCTTCAAGCTTGTCCCTGAATACAATGCATTTAAAGGCTACGAAGGTCGG GTGTACAATTCTGTATGCGGGAAGGTCCTTGGTGGTTCCGGCGCACTTAACTATCTCATGTACATGCGGGGAACCCCACACGACTACGATACATGGAAGAACATGGGCTGTACAGGTTGGGGGTACGCAGACGTCCTTCCTTACTTCATCAGATCTGAGAAATGTCTATCCAGCAAACTCCGAGATTCAG GTTTTCATGGAACAGATGGAGAAATAATGGTTTCGGACTCTAACATGTCATCGCTAGCTGACATTTTTATGAAAGCCGGAAAGCGAATGGGTTACAACATCACAGACTGCAACACAGATGACCCAATCG GTTTCATGCATGCTCAGTCCACTATTGGGGATGGAGTCAGACAAAGTTCTGCTGAATGTTATCTTCGCCCTGCTCAATCTCGCTCAAACTTACACATAGCTATACATTGTCATGTCACAAAG GTCCTTTTAAACTACAATGTGGCTACAGGCATCCAGTTCATCCGTCATGGCCGAGTAGATACCATTCGCACAAGGCGGGAAGTGATACTAGCAGCTGGAGCTTACTGTTCTCCACAGATCCTAATGCTCTCCGGGATAGGACCAAAACACCACCTGGAAACGCATGgg ATTCAAGTCATTCAAGACCTGCCCGTTGGAAACAACTTACAGGACCATACAGCTGTTATCGGCTTAGAGTTTGAAATCGACCAGCCATTATCTATTACATCAGAAACTCTAGGGTTGAAAACAACTTCAGATCTTTATACACAGCAACGTGCAG GTCCACTGGCTTGTAATGGTCTGGAGTGGACCGCACTCATCAGAACAAAGTATCAGGATGAAGAAAACCCCAACCCTGATGTACAACTTATAAGTGTCAACGGACTCCTGGGTACGGGTAAGAATGGAAGACCCAAAAACATGGTTGGCATAACCAAGAAG GTATTTGATGCGATCTTTGAGGGGAATGAAGGGAAGTATGGCTTCGGTGTTGTTGTTCTTAATACCAACACCAAGAGCAGAGGAACA ACGGAGCCTTTCAAGTCTGTGGGTACAAGGCATACCGGCCGTGTACTCCCAGACTACAAGAAAACCCCATTCACAGACGAGTACTGGGTCGAGTACACCAAGACGCTAACGAATACTTACCACCCATGTGGGACGTGTAAGATGGGCAGGATTAGAGATCCGACGACCGTGGTGGATTCAAACCTGAG GGTAAAGGGAGTGGACAGACTCCGGGTAGCCGACGCCTCCGTCATGCCGACAGTTACCTCAGCCAACGTGAACGCCACCTGTGTTATGATTGTAGAAAAAGCAGCTGACCTCATCCAATCGGAATGCCTGGTGTCCAGACTGTAA